GGTCAGCTAATACCAATATTGTCACTAAGGGGAGGTGTGGTCAATCTGGACCTGGACACCCCCCTTCCAATATGTCGTATATGTTATGGAGAAAATGACTAAAAAGGGGATTTAAAACGGAGTGGTACTAATAAGTTATTGCAGTTCTTGAGGAGAAAGCCGCTAGGGGAGGCCACTACTTGGAGAAAATGTTCATTCTACAGGAGCGTTTTATATGTGGATGGGCACTGATGGTTTTAAAAGCGTACACATTAGGGGCGTTTAATATGAGGAAGGGGCATATTTATTGGGTCTTTATAGGGGAGAGCACTTATATCGGGAGGGGCTAGAGGAGGGGCTCTCTACGGAAGGGTCTTATAGGGAAACGTACGTATTGGGGAGGGGCTTATAAGGAAAGGCTTATGGGGAGGGACATTTATAAGTAGAGGGATACTTATAGGGAAGTGACAATTACAGGTAGGGGGCGAGTAAAGGGGGAGTAGGGGATGGGCGATAATAGGGGAGGGATGAGTATAGGGGAGTGGCAATTATAGGTAAGGGGCACGTAAAGGGAAGTAGGGGATGGGCGATAATAGGGGAGGGATGAGTATAGGGGGGTGGCAATTATAGGTAAGGGGCGCGTAAGGGGGGGTAGGGGATGGGCGATAATAGGGGAGGGATGAGTATAGGGGGTGGCAATTATAGGTAAGGGGCGCGTACAGGGAGGAGTAGGGGATGGGCGATAATAGGGGAGGGATGAGTGTAGGGGTGGCAATTATAGATAGATAAGGGGCGCgtacaggggggggggggggtaggggaggggagagtaaaggggaggggcgctaattacggtGATCATGGTAAATGTGTAATTACTGGCATACATACATAATCTAACGGTTTTTGTTagtacataactacataactaTCATGATACTAAATTTATTTGATGATAATCTGAACATGACATCTAGCTAACTACGGTAGACAATGGGGAACAGGCGAGAAACCCTCACAGAGAACTTACAACACTTTAAAGATCCGTATATGGTATGTGACATTTTAAAAGCTACAGTTTCGTGTCAGTCATTTgcataaaataatgaatttcacacctttttttctttcttgctGTTATAAATCGCGGGATGTTTGATCGACTTCTGAAACTATTCTGTTGATTACACGTTCTGGTAGATATCGATGACGTCATCTTAGTCATTGTAAGGCGGTAGTTCATTGGTCATAAACTGGGGATTTCATTTGATCACTATTTTGACAGCAGAACTTTGATTGGTCGGGATGATCACATTTTATCCAATGACATACTACTACTTTAACCATGCACAGATCACTAGAAGTATATCATGTGATAAAAATTGTCCAATGGCATCAGTTACCTAAATTTTGTGCTTTGGCGTCTAGTAAATATCTCCCATAATTCATAGTATAGTTGGCTCTTCCTATTCCCTCCCTTGTTCGCAATGAAGCAGTCTAAGCACGAGTTCGATGACGTCACATATTTAAATTCTCCAAGTAATCCGCGATGGCGGTCACTCCTTTGTTCAGACTGCCCTGTTGACCGCCCTCCGGACAATGACCAATGACCACCGCCGTTTTAGAAGCTTGCATTGTTATAGATCCCATGTCCTTCTTTTTCGCCATCACAACTTTGTTGTCCTCTTCTCtcagaaattgatattttattcccTCTAGGTATATGCCGCCAGCCTGGAATGGTGTGAAATCCTTGCCTCTAAAAGCCTTGGCAATGTTTGAACACTCATCTGGAGTTGCCCTGCAAGCATTTGGGTGGTCATCTGTCGTCCACTTCGCGGCGCCGTCCAGACCTATAATGCAGACCCGGTCAGCATTTATACCACCAGCGCTGTCCTTACTGTAGGCTCTCAAGTTATCGATGTAGGAATCCCAAGACATTGTAACGTGTATCTGAAATATATAAACTCGGTATTAGTTATGACATTGTAATGTGTATCTGAAATATACAAACTCGGTATTAGTTATGACATTGTAATGTGTATCTGAAATATACAAACTCGGTATTAGTTATGACATTGTAATGTGTATCTGAAATATACAAACTCGGTATTAGTAATGACATTGTAACGTGTATCTGAAACATACAAACTCGATATTAGGTATGGACAATTACAGTAAGACATTGTAACGTGTTTCTGAAACACACAAACTCGGAATCAAGTATGGAAAAGACATTGTAACATATATCTGATATACACAAACTCAGTATTGGGTATGGAAATGACATTGTAACGTGTATCTGAAACACACAAACTCAGTATTGGGTATGAACAATACATTGTAACGTGTATCTGAAACACACAAACTCAGAATTGGGTATGAACAATACATTGTAACGTGTATCTGAAACACACAAACTCGGTATTGGGTATGAAGATGACATTGTAACGTGTATCTGGAACACACAAACTCAGTATTGGGTATGGACATGGCATTGTAACGTGTATCTGGAACATACAAACTCAGTATTGGGTATGGacatgacattgtaacgtgTATCTGGAACACACAAACTCAGTATTGGGTATGGACAAGACATTGTAACGTGTATCTGGAACATACAAACTCCGTATAGGTATGGACAAGACACTGTTACGTGTATCTGGAACATACAAACTCAGTATTGAGTATGGACAAGACACTGTTACGTGTATCTGGAACACACAAACTCAGTATTGGGTATGGacatgacattgtaacgtgTATCTTAAACACACAAACTCAGTATTGGGTATGGacatgacattgtaacgtgTATCTGGAACACACAAACTCAGTATTGGGTATGGACATGGCATTGTAACGTGTATCTGGAACACACAAACTCAGTATTGGGTATGGacatgacattgtaacgtgTATCTGGAACACACAAACTCAGTATTGGGTATGGacatgacattgtaacgtgTATCTGGAACACACAAACTAAGTATTAGGTATGGACAAGACATTGTAACGTGTATCTGGAACACACAAACTCAGTATTGGGTATGGACATGGCATTGTAACGTGTATCTGGAACATACAAACTCAGTATTGGGAATGGacatgacattgtaacgtgTATCTGAAACACACAAACTCAGTATTGAGTATGGACAAGACACTGTTACGTGTATCTGGAACACACAACCTCAGTATTGGGTATGGACAAGACATTGTAACGTGTATCTCAAACATGCAAACTCAGTATGGGTATGAAAAAGACACTGTCACGTGTATCTTAAACACACAAACTCAGTATTTGGTATGGAAAAGACATTGTAACGTGTATCTGGAACATACAAACTCAGTATGGGTATGAAAAAGACACTGTCACGTGTATCTTAAAAATGCAAACTCAGTATTTGGTATGGATAAGACATTGTAACGTGCATCTGAAACACACAACCTCAGTATTGGGTATGGACAAGACATTGTAACGTGTATCTGGAACATAAAAACTCAGTATTGGGTATGGAAAAGACATTGTAACGTGTATCTGGAACATACAAACTCAGTATTGGGTATGGACAAGACACTGTTACGTGTATCTGAAATATACAAACTCAGTATTGGGAATATGGacatgacattgtaacgtgTATCTGGAACATACAAACTCAGAATTGGGTATAGACAAGACATTGCATTGTAACGTGTATCTGGAACACACAAACTCAGTATTGGGTATGGAAAAGACATAATAACGTGTATCTCAAACATGCAAACTCAGTATTGGGTATGAAAAGACACTGTCACGTGTATCTAACACCAAACTCAAATTGGTAtgaacaatacattgtaaatctcaAGTATTGGGTATGAAAAAGACACTGTCACGTGTATCTTAAACATACAAACTCAGTATTGGGTATGGACAAGACATTGTAACGTGTATCTGGAACATACAAACTCAGTATTGGGTATGGACAAGACATTGTAACGTGTATCTGGAACATACAAACTCAGTATTGGGTATGGACAAGACATTGTAACGTGTATCTGGAACATACAAACTCAGTATTGGGTATGGAAAAGACACTGTTACGTGTATCTGGAACATACAAACTCAGTATTGGGTATGGACAAGACATTGTTACGTGTATCTTAAACACACAAACTCAGTATTGGGTATGGACATGACATTGTTAACGTGTATCTGGAACATACAAACTCAGTATTGGGTATGGACATGACATTGTTAACGTGTATCTGGAACACACAAACTCAGTATTGGGTATGGacatgacattgtaacgtgTATCTGGAACATACAAACTCAGTATTGGGTATGGacatgacattgtaacgtgTATCTGGAACACACAAACTCAGTATTGGGTATGGacatgacattgtaacgtgTATCTGAAACACACAAACTCAGTATTGGGTATGGacatgacattgtaacgtgTATCTGGAACACACAAACTCAGTAT
The Argopecten irradians isolate NY chromosome 9, Ai_NY, whole genome shotgun sequence DNA segment above includes these coding regions:
- the LOC138331372 gene encoding profilin-like, with the protein product MSWDSYIDNLRAYSKDSAGGINADRVCIIGLDGAAKWTTDDHPNACRATPDECSNIAKAFRGKDFTPFQAGGIYLEGIKYQFLREEDNKVVMAKKKDMGSITMQASKTAVVIGHCPEGGQQGSLNKGVTAIADYLENLNM